The Pagrus major chromosome 17, Pma_NU_1.0 genome includes a region encoding these proteins:
- the LOC141011512 gene encoding uncharacterized protein: protein MAEAAGPSTGGAGVDTKPDDEHFVDKHQSELIKRVSNVQHILDELLRQNVIQQESYDKVKTLPTAEEKMRELISGPLKSSVQGKVIFYDILIENQPLLIGDLMRMDAEVENVSTKKRLCETLNDLSSEELEEFKSLIELEKDFSLFSISQLKVTNTQDIVELMMETHSRQCLGLTIYVLKLMNRTDLVQRLIDTSPGTKEKHRPSLTQRVSMSHHSDFTQCSFYPVDED from the exons ATGGCAGAAG ctgcaggACCCTCAACTGGAGGAGCTGGTGTAGATACCAAACCAGATG ATGAACATTTTGTGGATAAACATCAATCTGAGCTGATCAAGAGAGTGAGCAACGTTCAACACATTTTGGATGAGCTCCTCCGCCAAAATGTCATCCAACAAGAGAGTTATGATAAAGTCAAGACTCTGCCCACTGCtgaggagaagatgagggagctCATCAGTGGGCCACTGAAATCCAGTGTTCAAGGAAAAGTGATCTTCTATGATATCCTGATTGAAAATCAGCCACTTCTTATAGGCGACCTCATGAGAATGGATGCTGAA GTGGAAAACGTGTCCACTAAGAAGAGGCTTTGTGAAACATTGAATGATTTGAGTTCTGAGGAGCTTGAAGAATTCAAGTCACTCATTGAGTTGGAGAAAGATTTCTCACTCTTCTCAATTAGTCAACTGaaagtgacaaacacacaggacatcgtggagctgatgatggagaCGCACAGCCGACAGTGTTTAGGGTTGACCATATATGTTTTAAAGTTGATGAACAGGACTGATCTGGTGCAGAGATTGATAGACACCAGCCCAGGAACCAAAG agaaacaTCGGCCTTCACTGACGCAGAGAGTGAGTATGTCACATCACTCAGACttcacacagtgcagcttttatCCAGTGGATGAAGAttga
- the LOC141011513 gene encoding uncharacterized protein has product MESVIELLLETLKDLSKAELETFKITLQPVYHKVRLSIQLMLQKAKYMSSGLQDIADMQGTVCLMVQSYGQHSVERAKESLKMMKRTDLLQRLSDSSSRPKEKLSVDEHQSALFKKAATMGAVKELLLETLYDLSYEEQKTFKWFLQFTFFQRSLPQSPWGRLQKGDMVESLVDVMVETCGQKSVEVTREVFMDMKRTDLVQRLSETSSGLTEKHSVDEDWPALIQKVESMESVIELLLETLKDLSDAELKEFKDTLLSQPEFHRHFLSIPLKLLLPIAHVQHTVFIIVLKYSQQPVAKTKEILKMMKRTDLVQRLSDSSSGSKKKHSADEHRSALIHKVATMGAVKELLLETLYDLSYVEQKTFTWFLQFTFFQRSLPQITWSRLQKEDMTESLVNVMVETCGQKSVEVTREVFMDMNQTDLVQRLSETSSGPKEKHSVEEDWPALIQKVESMESVIELLLETLKDLSDTELEEFKDTLLSQPDFSSLRFLNSALMLRTQTTHVQDIVFIIVLNYSHQSVETIKDILKTVKRTDLVQRLSDSSSGSKKKHSADEHRSALIHKVATKAAVKQLLLETLNDLSDTELKIFKNMLQLTVSQKNLPHISWVLTHAADRAGIVNQMVQTYGQQSVELTREVFMDMKRTDLVQRLSKPSSGLKEKHPVGKHPPAPSEREVYVTLLQQKLLETLEDFSPGDLEKFKHVLLYTKMKEGQEIPRRRLETADRVQTVELMVEVYGQQSEEVIREVFNKMNRRDLVQRLSDISSGSEGPSRSLEHEDCGSTMQDSSDWTKLEPEVNSTDADEAPTYSLQSEAGHFECSVSGLRWVCKEKVSFKYQFCPWEEPMERMESMKYRLAGPLIDITVHAGKLDVVYLPHWICIDNNPEIRDKFAVLHIDDCGDVVEKVAEVTSSHVKLSEPVFSPRAVLMKFGVPVKINCKVLMYKTNTAFLTLHVYLIPRDPGLQQAIDRRQLSSGYKAIQKPHPEKSLKMRDRFILTADLDGAEIYPEKLKLRYESRDPNFFEVYVENPDRKFSLKLTKENEHQPVWTCALRKDEYQSSAHIQGKHFVDKHQCDLIDRVSNIGPILDNLQKEGVIQQEDYDTIRTIPTTQDMMRKLYSGPLKAGGQAAKDIFFQILKEKESHLVADLKMKES; this is encoded by the exons ATGGAGTCTGTCATAGAgctgcttttggaaacactgaaagatTTGAGTAAAGCAGAGCTCGAGACGTTCAAGATCACCCTGCAGCCAGTTTACCACAAGGTACGCTTATCCATCCAATTGATGCTGCAGAAAGCAAAATACATGTCATCGGGCCTGCAGGATATAGCAGACATGCAGGGCACAGTGTGTTTAATGGTGCAGTCCTATGGCCAACACTCTGTGGAGAGGGCCAAAGAGAGTTTAAAGATGATGAAAAGGACTGATCTGCTGCAGAggttgtcagacagcagctcaagACCCAAAG AAAAACTCTCTGTGGATGAACACCAGTCTGCACTGTTCAAAAAA GCTGCGACGATGGGGGCTGTTAAAGAgctgcttttggaaacactCTATGATCTGAGTTATGAAGAGCAAAAGACCTTCAAGTGGTTTCTGCAGTTCACGTTCTTCCAGAGGAGCCTTCCACAGAGTCCCTGGGGCAGACTGCAGAAGGGAGACATGGTAGAGTCACTGGTGGATGTGATGGTGGAGACATGCGGTCAAAAGTCTGTGGAGGTGACCAGGGAGGTTTTCATGGACATGAAGAGGACTGATCTGGTGCAGAGGCTGTCAGAGACCAGCTCAGGACTCACAG agaaacactctgtGGATGAAGATTGGCCTGCACTGATCCAgaaa GTGGAATCGATGGAGTCTGTTATAGAgctgcttttggaaacactgaaagatTTGAGTGACGCAGAGCTCAAAGAGTTTAAAGATACACTGTTGAGTCAACCTGAGTTCCACAGACACTTCTTAAGCATCCCATTGAAGCTGCTACTACCAATAGCACACGTGCAGCACACAGTGTTTATAATAGTGCTGAAATACAGCCAACAGCCTGTGGCGAAGACAAAGGAGATTttaaagatgatgaagaggactgatctggtgcagaggttgtcagacagcagctcaggaTCCAAAA agaaacactctgCAGATGAACACCGCTCTGCACTGATCCACAAA GTTGCGACGATGGGTGCTGTTAAAGAgctgcttttggaaacactCTATGATCTGAGTTATGTGGAGCAAAAGACCTTCACATGGTTTCTGCAGTTCACGTTCTTCCAGAGGAGCCTTCCACAGATTACCTGGAGCAGACTGCAGAAGGAAGACATGACAGAGTCACTGGTGAATGTGATGGTGGAGACATGCGGTCAAAAGTCTGTGGAGGTGACCAGGGAGGTTTTCATGGACATGAACCAGACTGATCTGGTGCAGAGGCTGTCAGAGACCAGCTCAGGACCCAAAG agaaacactctgtGGAAGAAGATTGGCCTGCACTGATCCAGAAA GTGGAATCGATGGAGTCTGTTATAGAgctgcttttggaaacactgaaagatTTGAGTGACACAGAGCTCGAAGAGTTTAAAGATACACTGTTGAGTCAACCTGACTTCAGCAGCCTACGCTTCCTAAACTCTGCATTAATGCTGCGAACACAGACAACACACGTGCAGGACATAGTGTTTATAATAGTGCTGAACTACAGCCATCAGTCTGTGGAGACAATCAAGGATATTTTAAAGACGGTGAAGAGGACTGATCTGGTGCAGAggttgtcagacagcagctcaggaTCCAAAA agaaacactctgCAGATGAACACCGCTCTGCACTGATCCACAAA gTAGCAACAAAAGCAGCTGTTAAACAGCTGCTTTTGGAAACTCTGAATGATTTGAGTGACACAGAGCTCAAGATATTCAAGAATATGCTGCAGTTGACTGTCTCCCAGAAGAACCTCCCACATATCTCATGGGTGTTGACTCatgcagcagacagagcaggaaTAGTGAATCAGATGGTTCAGACCTACGGCCAACAGTCTGTGGAGTTAACCAGGGAGGTTTTCATGGACATGAAGAGGACTGATCTGGTTCAGAGGTTGTCAAAGCCCAGCTCAGGACTCAAAG aGAAACACCCTGTGGGTAAACATCCACCTGCACCGTCTGAGAGA GAAGTGTATGTGACACTGCTTCAGCAGAAGCTTTTGGAAACGCTGGAAGATTTCAGTCCCGGGGATCTGGAGAAATTCAAGCATGTCCTGCTGTACACTAAAATGAAGGAAGGCCAAGAAATCCCAAGACGCCGACTGGAGACCGCAGACAGAGTTcagacagtggagctgatggtgGAGGTCTACGGCCAACAGTCTGAGGAGGTGATCAGGGAGGTTTTCAATAAGATGAACAGGAGAGATCTGGTGCAGAGGCTGTCAGACATCAGCTCAGGATCTGAAG GTCCTTCAAGAAGCCTTGAGCATGAGGACTGTGGAAGTACAATG CAGGACTCCAGTGACTGGACTAAACTTGAACCTGAAGTGAACAGTACAGACGCAGATGAGGCTCCAACTTACAG CCTTCAGTCTGAAGCAGGACACTTTGAATGCAGTGTCTCTGGTTTGCGCTGGGTCTGTAAGGAGAAGGTCAGTTTCAAGTACCAGTTTTGCCCTTGGGAGGAACCtatggagaggatggagagcaTGAAGTACAGGCTTGCAGGTCCCCTTATTGACATTACAGTCCATGCTGGGAAGCTGGATGTAGTGTACCTGCCACACTGGATCTGCATAG ATAACAACCCTGAAATAAGAGACAAGTTTGCAGTCCTACACATCGATGACTGTGGAGACGTTGTGGAAAAAGTGGCTGAGGTCACATCGTCCCATGTCAAGTTATCAGAACCAGTTTTTTCTCCAAGAGCGGTCCTGATGAAATTTGGTGTTCCAGTGAAAATAAACTGTAAGGTGTTAATGTACAAGACCAACACGGCATTCCTGACGCTCCATGTTTATCTGATCCCGCGTGATCCTGGACTACAACAG GCAATAGACAGAAGACAGTTATCCTCTGGATACAAAGCAATCCAAAAGCCACATCCAGAGAAGTCCCTGAAAATGCGTGATCGCTTCATCCTCACAGCAGATTTGGATGGTGCAGAAATTTATCCTGAG AAATTAAAGCTCAGATATGAAAGCAGAGACCCAAATTTCTTTGAAGTGTACGTTGAAAATCCAGACAGAAAGTTCTCGCTCAAgctcacaaaagaaaatgagcaCCAGCCAGTATGGACCTGTGCACTTCGAAAAG atgaATACCAAAGTTCTGCTCATATACAAG GGAAGCACTTTGTAGATAAACACCAGTGTGATCTGATCGATAGAGTGTCCAATATAGGACCAATATTGGATAATCTCCAGAAAGAAGGTGTAATCCAACAAGAAGATTATGACACAATCAGGACTATCCCGACCACTCAGGACATGATGAGGAAACTCTACAGCGGCCCCCTGAAAGCTGGAGGTCAAGCAGCCAAAGACATCTTCTTCCAAATCCTTAAAGAGAAGGAGTCACATCTTGTTGCTGATCTCAAGATGAAGGAGTCATAA